The following nucleotide sequence is from Halogeometricum borinquense DSM 11551.
CCGACTACGAACACGGCTACCAAATCACCGTTCAGGGGAAGATGGGGCAGCGAACAGTTCCACTCATTCCAAGCGTCCCGTTTCTCCAACGATGGCTTGCCGCCCATCCGAGCACCGACGCTGAGGCACCGCTCTGGAGTAAACTGACCGAACCGGAGGCTCCCAGTTATAACGCGCTTCGGACAGCTGTGAAAGACGCTGCCGACCGAGCTGGAGTGAACAAACCAGTGACGTTCACGAACCTCCGCAAATCCAGCGCGTCTCATTTAGCCTCACGCGGACTGAATCAGGCACACATCGAAGATCACCACGGGTGGACTCGCGGAAGCGACGTCGCCTCCCGATACGTCTCAGTGTTCGCAGACGATACCGGCCGGGAAGTCGCTCGTGTCCACGGCTTAGAGATCGACGAGGACGAAGAACCCGACGCTACTGCGCCGGTCGAATGTCCTCGATGTCACCAACAGACACCCCGAGAGATGGACCGCTGCATCCACTGCCGACAGGCGATAGACAAGGAAACAGCAATCCAGCGAGAACAGACCTGCGAATGGTGTGGCTCATCGATATCGGACTACTCCGACCATATCCCGAACTGCACTCGTATCAATGTCGATGAGGGGAAGATGCAGTGACACATAATTACTCGCTTCAATTATCCTGAGTTGTTCTGAGAGCGAGATCCATTTTTGAGATACTGGCACCAGTTGGTAGCGGACGGATTTTTGTGAACCGGTTGTGATGGCTACCAGCATATGGTTGAGTACAAGAACCAACA
It contains:
- a CDS encoding site-specific integrase, coding for MTKNADEQIETLREKIRNGKRELDKANQEALLEFSNELFLIPSQVGDQRHLKLLRHNVRMAEHGGSPVEALESEDAAKKIVRWIHRTYDNAETNRDYRVALKQFGRRATDENGDGPPGSMEWIPSNTPSTYDPAPEPSNMLQWKEDVLPLIQATRNPRDAALIAVGWDAGARSGELRALTVGDITDYEHGYQITVQGKMGQRTVPLIPSVPFLQRWLAAHPSTDAEAPLWSKLTEPEAPSYNALRTAVKDAADRAGVNKPVTFTNLRKSSASHLASRGLNQAHIEDHHGWTRGSDVASRYVSVFADDTGREVARVHGLEIDEDEEPDATAPVECPRCHQQTPREMDRCIHCRQAIDKETAIQREQTCEWCGSSISDYSDHIPNCTRINVDEGKMQ